DNA sequence from the Deltaproteobacteria bacterium genome:
CGGAGTTCCTCTTCAACAAGATCCTCTCCGACGAGGAGGGGCACCACGACCTCTTCACCTCTCTCCTCGAGAAGGATTGAGCGGAGTACCTTCCCGAACCAAGGGAAATTCGCGCACCGCGGCGTGGATCTCCGCCGCGCTCCTGCGGTGGTTCCGGACGGCGGCCCGGCCGATGGCGTGGCGGGAGACCCGGGAACCGTATCGCATCTGGGTCTCGGAGATCATGCTCCAGCAGACCCGGGTCGAAACCGTCGCTCCCTATTACGACCGCTTTCTCCTGAAATTTCCCGATGTGAGATCCCTTGCCGTCGCGCAGCAGGATGACGTCCTGAAGGCGTGGGAAGGGCTCGGGTACTATTCCCGCGCGAGAAACCTCCACCGGGCCGCCGGGATCGTCGTCGCCCGCCATGGCGCCAAGGTGCCGCGCACGGTGGAGGCGCTCGAGGCGCTCCCCGGGATCGGCCGATCGACGGCCGGGGCGATCGCCGCGATCGCCTTCGGGGCGGATGTCCCGATCCTCGACGCGAACGCCCGCCGCGTCGTCGCCCGTCTCTTCGCCGTCGAAGGGGATCTCCGTTCCTCCGCGGTGGAGAACGTTCTTTGGAAACGATCCGCCAGCCTGGTGCGAACGGGGAAGGGGCGGGACACGGCCCTCGCGGTGATGGACCTGGGCGCCGTCGTTTGCCTGCCGAACTTCCCGCGCTGCGCGGAGTGCCCCCTGCGATCCCGCTGTTCCTCCTACCTCCGGGGGCTCCAGGATTCGATCCCCCCGAAACGCGCGAAGAAAATTGTCCCGCATCACGACGTCGTGGCGGCGGTGTTCCGCCGGAAGGACGGGGCGCTGTTCCTGATGCGTCGCCCGTCGGACGGCCTTCTCGGGGGATTGTGGGCCTTCCCTTCGGGGAGACGCGACCCGGAGGAGACCCTCGAGGATGCGCTGCGGCGTTCGCTTCGGGAGAAACTTCAGGTGCGCGCGGTGATTCAAAGGGAAGTGGGAGTCGTGCGACATGCCTATACCCACTACCGAATCACGCTTCACGGCTTCCTTTGCGGAACGTCGGGGGGTGCGTTGCCGGCGGGAGAAGGGACGGGGTGGCTCCCAAGGCGCGGGGAGGGGACGTTCGCCCTTCCACGGGCCGACCGGAAGTTGGTCGAAATCATCCATCGGGAGGAAGAAAGATGAACATCGTGGACGTTCTGAAGCCGGGAGGACGCGGCGTGATCGGCACCGCGTCGAAGGCCGGGGTGGTCAACATGGCGGTGTATGCGGTTCCCCATGTCCTGGACGCCGAAACGGTCGCGTGGGGGATGACGGACGGCAGGACGTGGAACAACGTCCGGGAGAATCCGAACGCGTCCTACACGTACTTCGCCCCCGGCGAAGGATTCCGCGGGGCACGTCTCACGCTCTCGCTTTCCCGCACGGAGGATTCGGGGGAGATGCTCTCGAAGATCCGCGAGCGGACCGCGGCCTCGAGCCCCGGAAACCCGGCGGCGGTCAAGCACGTGGCGTACTTCAAGGTGGTTGAAACCCGCCCCCTCGTATAACGAAGCCGAGGAGACACGGAGATGAAAACGTTTGCGGCGGTTCTCGCGATGGCCTTCGTGTTCGCCGGGGTTTCCCCGGCGCGGGCGGAGGTGAAGACCGAAGTGGTGGAATATCGGCACGGCGACGTCGTGCTGGAAGGGTACCTGGCGTACGACGCCGCCCTCCGAGGGAAGCGCCCCGGGGTCCTGGTGGTCCACGAATGGAACGGCCACAACCCGTATGTCCGGAAGCGGGCGGAGCAGTTGGCCAGGCTGGGGTACGTCGCGTTCGCGTTGGACATGTACGGCAAAGGCGTGCGGGCGAAGGACGCGAAGGAGTCGGCCGCCCTCGCGGGAATCTACAAGGGGGACCGGAAGCTGATGCGGGCCCGCGCCGCGGCCGGGCTTGACGTTCTTCGGAGTCGTCCGGAAACCGACCCGGCGCGTCTTGCCGCGATCGGATACTGTTTCGGCGGGACCACGGTGCTTGAGCTGGCCCGGAGCGGGGCGGACCTGGTATCGGTGGTCAGCTTCCACGGGGGGCTGGACACCCCGACCCCCGGCGACGCGCGCAACATCAAGGGGAAGGTGCTGGCGCTCCACGGCGGGGACGACCCGTCCGTCCCGGCGAAGCAGGTCGAGGCGTTCCAGGAGGAGATGCGCAAGGGGGGAGTGGACTGGCAGTTCGCCGCCTACGGCGGGGCCGTCCACAGCTTCACCAACCCCGAGGCGGGGAGCGACAACTCGAAGGGTGCTGCGTACAACGAACGGGCGGATCGCCGATCGTGGGAGGCGATGAAGGCCTTCTTCGCGGAAACGTTGAATTGAACGTGCGGATCTGCAGGACCGCACGCGCGACCGGATCAAGAGCAGAGGGCGGGTTTGCCTGAGCGGGTGAAGATCCTCGTCAGCGCCTGCCTGCTGGGGGAGAAGGTCCGCTACGACGGCGGACACAAGCGGAATCCCTTCCTGATCGAGACGCTGGGTCCCTTCGTGGAGTGGGTGCGGGTCTGCCCGGAGGTCGATTGCGGGCTTCCGGTCCCGCGCGAGGCGATGCGACTTGTGGGGGATCCGAAGCGCCCGCGCCTGGTCACGAACAGGACCGGGATCGACCCCACGGAACGGATGGAGGGGTGGGCGAAGGTGCGGCTCGAAGCGCTATCCGGCCTCAACCTGCGCGGGTACATCTGCAAGAAGGACTCCCCGAGCTGCGGGATGGAACCGGTGGGGGTCTTCACCCGCATGTTCATCGAGCGGTTCCCCCATCTTCCGGTGGAGGAGGAGGGACGCCTTACCGACCCGGTGCTGCGTAAGAGGTTCATCCAACGGGTCAAGGCCTGACGGTTCCCACCGGCACCGGCGCGACCCGGGGGGGATTCGCCCCTTCGAGGATCGCGATCACCTCGCGTTCCGTTTCCCGCTCCGATCCGGAAGCTGGGCCGGTGAGGAGGGAGACGCGGACCGTTTTCGCCGCGGGGAGGAAATGCTGCTCGGCGAGGAACGTCCGTACGGTCTGCCGCAGGGCGGCCAGCATCAGCTGGCCCCCGCCGGTCGTTTCCGGAGGCCCGACGACCACGAGGTGAGCGCCGTCCCGCAGCGCGCGCGCGGACTCGGCGAACAGGGTGACCGTTTTTCCAACGTTTCCGAGGAACCGCAGGCGATCTTCCCCGGTGCCATCGAGGACCCCTTTTCCCCCCGCCGTGTCGCCGACGATCAGGACAACGAACGCCGGGGGCGGCGCGCCGACGAGCGTGTTGTCCAACCACGGCTCGACGACGCGGGGATCGGACAGGTCGAGAGCGCGTTGCTGCGTCTCCTGAGCCCGTCCCCGGGCGCCCTTCGCGGATGGATGCCCGGCGGGCCGGGTGATCCGCGCCTGACCGTCGGACAACTCCGCGTCGGAGAACGACGTCACCCGGGCCCCCATCCCGGAGAGCGCCTCGTGCAGGCGGCGGTGTAACGCTCCGGCGTCACCGGTAGACACCAACGTCCCCGGTTCCCCTGCGGAAAGGGTTTTCCTCGCCCCCGGCGACGGCGGGAAGGAGGAGAAGGGGGGCAGGGTGGTGATCGCGAGAAACGGATTTTCCAGGAAACGCCCGTCCTTTGCGGCGAACAGCACCGCCTCGGCCACCTCCTCGTTTCTCGGCGGGGCCACGGGAACCGTGGACCGGAACCACTCCCCGATCCGGTCGTACCACGCCTCGATCCGCTCGCGGGTCCCTTTCTGCATCTTCTGCGCCCGGAGGGCGGCGAGGAACTTCTCCGAGGCGTCCGCCCGTTCTTCCGCGGACAGGGAGCCGTCGAACGATCGAAGAAAAGCCTCCGTGAGAACCTTGCGCGACGCGGCGGAAAGCCCCGGAAAATCGTCGAACCCGGCGGAGAATTTCGTGGCGTAGTTCCGCATCACCCACTCCATCCTCGGGCCGGCGATGAGCGTCGGGGCGACGTCTGCGATGGAGATTCCGTCGGCCGCCAGGTCCGCGCGCACGGCCTTTGCCAGCGCTTTCAGCAAGATCTTCGAGACCGTGTAGATCGTCCGGAAGAGGTACGGATGATCCGCGTAGTGGGTCGAGACGTTGACGATCGAGCCACCGCCCGGCTGGGTCCGCAGTATCCCACGCGCGGCGACGATCGCCTCCCAGGGCCCCAGGAAGTTCGCCGCGAGGACCGCCGAAAAATTTTCCCGGTGATCCCGCATCACTTCCCCCACCCGGGAGAAGTCCCCCCCGGCGCCGGCGTTGTTCACAAGCAGGTCGACGCGGCCGAACCGATTCCTTGCCTCCGCGAGCAGCGCTCGCACGCTCCCGGGCCGCGCGACGTCCGTGTGCACCCACAGGGCGCGCCCACCGGAGCGGCGCATCCGCGTCAGGACGACGTCGGCCGCGGCGAGCTCTCCTCGCGCCTTCTCCGCTTCCGCGGGGTCTTGCGAACCCGTCGGGGGATACCTGCTTCCGATGACGACCGTCGCTCTCTCCGCCGCCAGCCGCTGGGAGATCTCCTTCCCGAGGTTGCGGATCCCCCCGGTGACGACGGCCACCTTTCCCGATGCCGTCCCGGGAATTTCCACCGGGTCCGGGGGAAGGGCCGCGATCGCGTTCTGCTCGTCGGGCAGGAGAACCGCCCCCGAGACGCGCTTGCCGTCGTCGAGAAACCAGAGGACGGAGGCCGCAGTCGCTTCCGGGCGGGCCTGCCGGTTCCTCCCGTCGGTGCGTCCGGGGAGGACGAGCCCGATGTTCACGTTTGCCACGGGACCGGGGGCGGTCCCTTCGGTCTTCGCCTTTCGCATCAGCGCGCGTTCCATCGACTCGGTCGCAACCGCCGGGCGCAGCATCGACTGGAAGACTTGCACGAGATTCCGCTCCCGGATCGTCGGTACGCCCGAGAGATCCGGCCCCACCAGGACGATCGTGCCGTCCGTCCCGTCCCGGTCCATGCGGCGCTCCGCTTGCCAGCAAAGGAAGCGGGGGATCAAGCCGAAACGGTCCACGCGCGCCGTCCATTCGTCATGCGGCAGATTCGTCAGCGGCCGTTTCCAGTCCACGCTCCCGGTGAAGTACAAGAGGAGGTCGATCCGAGGCAGGCCGTCGAACAGTTCCTGCACCTGGGCGGGGTGGGAAAGGTTGACGGGGGAGACCGTGGCGGTCCCTTCTCCGCCGCGCGCGTTGATCTTCATGACGATCGGCTCGAGGATCTCGGGCCGGCCGCCGGAGAGGATCACGGCGGCTCCGGCCCGCGCAAGTGCGGCGGCGGACGACTCGATCAGGGGGACGTCGCCCGAAAGGGCTTCTCCGACCACCAGCAGCGCGACCTTGCCTACCAGATCGGGGTACCGCGAGAGCGCGGCGGGGGAGGGGAAGACGCCGGGCGGTTGCTCGTAGGTGACGCCGCCCATCGGGAGGCGGATCCCACCGATCGTCCTCCGGAACGGGCCTTCGACGACCTCGAGGGCGAGCGCGGCGAAGTCCCGGGGATCGACGAAGGCGTGCCCCACCGTCCGTTCGAGGGTGTCCCGCTCCAGCGCTTCCGGGGGAACGTTGCGCCCGATGCGGGCGCGCGCCTTCGATCCCTTGTCGAAGACGCCGCTTCCCCGCTGGATCCGCTCCGTGGAGACCGCCGACGGGTTGAGGGAGAGGACGGTGATCTTTTTCGCCGCAAGGGCCCAGGCGAGGTAATCCCCGAGGGCCAGTTTGGCGGACTGCGCGGAGGTGTATGGGAGACGCCCGGGATAGGCGTGCAGGACGTGGTGGTGGATGCTCTCGCTGTAGAACGTTCCCACCATGACGATCGACCCGCCTCCCGGCTGTCCTTCCATGATCCGTGCCGCCTCGAGCGACGCCATCCACGAACCGGTGAGGTGGACGTTGACCGCCTCCCGATACTCGTCGAAATGGCCCTCCTCGTACACCGAGCCGAACACCACCGGGCCCGAGACGCCGGCGTTGTTGTACAGAACGTCGATGCGGCCGAACTCCTTCTCGATCTGCTCGAACATCTCCCCGACGTATTTCGGATCGGAGACGTCGCCCTGGACGAAGAGGGTC
Encoded proteins:
- a CDS encoding DUF523 domain-containing protein, producing MPERVKILVSACLLGEKVRYDGGHKRNPFLIETLGPFVEWVRVCPEVDCGLPVPREAMRLVGDPKRPRLVTNRTGIDPTERMEGWAKVRLEALSGLNLRGYICKKDSPSCGMEPVGVFTRMFIERFPHLPVEEEGRLTDPVLRKRFIQRVKA
- a CDS encoding dienelactone hydrolase family protein, with amino-acid sequence MAFVFAGVSPARAEVKTEVVEYRHGDVVLEGYLAYDAALRGKRPGVLVVHEWNGHNPYVRKRAEQLARLGYVAFALDMYGKGVRAKDAKESAALAGIYKGDRKLMRARAAAGLDVLRSRPETDPARLAAIGYCFGGTTVLELARSGADLVSVVSFHGGLDTPTPGDARNIKGKVLALHGGDDPSVPAKQVEAFQEEMRKGGVDWQFAAYGGAVHSFTNPEAGSDNSKGAAYNERADRRSWEAMKAFFAETLN
- a CDS encoding pyridoxamine 5'-phosphate oxidase family protein; its protein translation is MNIVDVLKPGGRGVIGTASKAGVVNMAVYAVPHVLDAETVAWGMTDGRTWNNVRENPNASYTYFAPGEGFRGARLTLSLSRTEDSGEMLSKIRERTAASSPGNPAAVKHVAYFKVVETRPLV
- the mutY gene encoding A/G-specific adenine glycosylase; amino-acid sequence: MSGVPSRTKGNSRTAAWISAALLRWFRTAARPMAWRETREPYRIWVSEIMLQQTRVETVAPYYDRFLLKFPDVRSLAVAQQDDVLKAWEGLGYYSRARNLHRAAGIVVARHGAKVPRTVEALEALPGIGRSTAGAIAAIAFGADVPILDANARRVVARLFAVEGDLRSSAVENVLWKRSASLVRTGKGRDTALAVMDLGAVVCLPNFPRCAECPLRSRCSSYLRGLQDSIPPKRAKKIVPHHDVVAAVFRRKDGALFLMRRPSDGLLGGLWAFPSGRRDPEETLEDALRRSLREKLQVRAVIQREVGVVRHAYTHYRITLHGFLCGTSGGALPAGEGTGWLPRRGEGTFALPRADRKLVEIIHREEER